The window CATCCCGGCCCCAAGCGAGGCTCCAGCACAGCTCCCATCCGAACCTTCAGTGCGAGCCACTCGGGCTACCAGGGACTCCCCGGCGGAGAAGTCTAAAGTGGGCAAAAAAAACGTCAtgaaatggaaaaaaagaaagcggtGATTTTTGactcttttgttgtttttgtttgttAACTCAGAGGGATATCTGGGGGCTCATACAGCGCGTGGATGAACGTTTTTGCGTCTTTAATTATTTCCAAAGGGGTCTTCAATGACTTTGTTCTTTCGTGTTTGACTTTTTTTGCCTCCAGACCTTATGGATGGCGTTTAGGTGTTGAGCTAGAAAGGGGATGTATGGCATTTATGGACACTTTttattactactatatctTTTTGACCACATTTGCGCCCTCGGGCCTCTTTTTCAACCAAAAAAATCTTGCATATAATTCAGCTTGGTCGTGGGAATGAACATATTTCAATtacaacatcatcattgagCTTCTGGTTACGTTGTGATATAATGAGTGTTGAATGAAGCCATGTGCATGTCCTGTACTTTTTTGTTATTTGAATATCCTCATACTCGTTAACTcattataattattataaattataatatattgTCCATCAAACAACACCACTGTCCATTCCTCTACGCCTTATGAGCAAGTCGTCTTGCTGACTTTGAAGCCGCCAGGCATCAGCTTCTGAAAGACGCCATGAGGATCATACTTTGCCGCCGTAGTCTTCAAGAAATTAAAGTTGTCGACTCCATATCCACAGAGCGGGTTTTGCGAAGGAGAAGCATAGTTGATGTACAGGAAAGGGTGGTATGTGCCGTATTTCTTCGCAACAGCCTCCGTTGCGGTAATGAAGTCGTCTCGCGCGGCGTACATCATGCTGTCGAGGCTGGGGTCGGTCCACCGCGAAGTCAGCCACACCACTATGAGAACATCATGTTAGCATGGTCgttatttgtttgtttgtaaGACGCTAGTTTACAAGGAATGGAAAGCTTACCGATCTGGTCATCTGTGACACTCTGGAGGCCGAGACTGTTGCCGCCACTGCGAGCTGCGTATGACTGCTGGACCATGGGCTGGGGGATAAACGAAATCATCCAGTCAACCTGGTCTTTGTGCTCGAGTCCGTTGTAGATCTCATCAGTCACGTCCCAAATGTCTCGGACGGTGACATAGTCGTTGGAAAAGGTTATGCTGGAAGTCACTTGACTGTAAACTCGAAAGTTAGTGGAGCTTACTCTCAAAtggaaagacaaagaagagacatACCGATATCCCTTGGCCTGAAACTCACTGACTTGGTGCACAAAGTCGGCAAGCTTGATGTGCCCAACATCGTGCTTGACCTGGTTCGGCATGTTTAGGAATTCTTGCAGAGAAGCGGGATTCTCCTCGCCAATGGTGTTTCCAAAGGCAGCGTTGACGATTTGACCTTGATTATTCGCCAAGTACACAGTCATGAGCTGCACTGACGTGTTGACATCGAAGTGATTATTCGCCGTAAAGTCAACCAGAGCCTGGCTCATCTGATCTTGCACTTCCGAGTAACTAGCCTGCGGTCCATTCAAACTAACAAAGACCTCTCCTCCCCAAAGCCCATCAAAGTCaaaagaagccatcttgAGGTGTGTTACGATACCAAAGTTGGTGTTGCCTCCCTTCAGCGCCTTGAAGAGATCCGGATAACTCGTGGCATTGGCATTCACAATCTCACCAGAGGCAAGCACAATCTCATAATTGAGGATGTTGTCAATGGCCCATCCTCGCTTGGGTTGGAAGAGAGACTGGCCGCCCCCGAGGCTGATACCGCCGGCGCTGACGTCCTCGCAGATTCCGCCCGTAAAGCCaatattgctgctgttgaagGCGTCGTAGGTTTCGCCCCAAGTAATACCAGCGCCAATGCCAATATATGAGCGATCTTTAGCCAACGAAGCTGAATTCAGGGAGCTGAGATCAATAGAGACACCATCGTCGATGCTATTGAAGCCTGGGTTGGCGTTATGTCCGCCTCCTCTGACGGCAAATTGGCATTGGTTCTTGACAATGATTTTGACGGCCTTGGACACGTCGAGAGCGGACTTGGGAGTTACGACGCAGCCTGGATGCAGGACTGAGGTACCAGACCATCGAGCATTGATGAGAGTGTTGTATTGTGATgtggagggagaaaagaag of the Trichoderma breve strain T069 chromosome 4, whole genome shotgun sequence genome contains:
- a CDS encoding FAD binding domain-containing protein encodes the protein MKNALAFASALALAGYADAVPAASSTTCCRELSQALPSVFFSPSTSQYNTLINARWSGTSVLHPGCVVTPKSALDVSKAVKIIVKNQCQFAVRGGGHNANPGFNSIDDGVSIDLSSLNSASLAKDRSYIGIGAGITWGETYDAFNSSNIGFTGGICEDVSAGGISLGGGQSLFQPKRGWAIDNILNYEIVLASGEIVNANATSYPDLFKALKGGNTNFGIASYSEVQDQMSQALVDFTANNHFDVNTSVQLMTVYLANNQGQIVNAAFGNTIGEENPASLQEFLNMPNQVKHDVGHIKLADFVHQVSEFQAKGYRQVTSSITFSNDYVTVRDIWDVTDEIYNGLEHKDQVDWMISFIPQPMVQQSYAARSGGNSLGLQSVTDDQIVVWLTSRWTDPSLDSMMYAARDDFITATEAVAKKYGTYHPFLYINYASPSQNPLCGYGVDNFNFLKTTAAKYDPHGVFQKLMPGGFKVSKTTCS